Part of the Thermogemmatispora onikobensis genome, TTCCCCCGCCAGCGCGGCTATAGCGGCCCGGGCCTTCAGTGGTCGCTACGGCCCCTTCACTGTGCCCCATGAGTTCCCACCAGCACAGTCCTGCTTCTCTTCCCCGATCCAAAGCCAGAGATCTCCAGATCTTCTTAGGAGGACATCCATGCAACCTGGCGGGTCATCAAAATTTTACAGAGACTGGCAGACCGACGCTTGGGGGACTGCGCTCTTCCTAGTCCTCGGACAGCGCGGAAGGTGACAAGCAGAAGGCCAAAAAGGAGGGGCACGGTCGTACCGACCGCACCCCTACTGGTGACGTTTCAGGAAGCGCTCCATACGCCGTAGCGCCTCTTCTAGCTGATCATAAGCGGCGCAGTAGGCACAGCGCACATAGCCAGCTCCACAGGCCCCAAAGGAACTACCGGGTACGACGGCGACGCGCTCCTCTAGCAGGAGCTTTTCGGCAAATTCCTCGTCACTCATACCGGTCTGGGCCACACAGGGAAAAGCGTAGAAGGCCCCCCGCGGCTCACAGGTCGGCAGGCCAATGCGGTTGAGGCCGTCGACAAACATCCGGCGCCGCCGTGCGTACTCGGCATGCATGGCGCGTACGTCTTCTTCGCCGTGACGCAGGGCTTCCAGGGCCGCGACCTGGGCAACGGTGCTGGCGCACATAATGGCGTACTGATGGACTTTGAGCATGGCCTCAAGCAGGGTGGCCGGAGCCGCCACATAGCCGACGCGCCAGCCGGTCATCGCATAGGCTTTGGAAAAGCCGTCGAGCAGGATGGTGCGCTCACGCATGCCCGGCAGCGCTGCCACGCAGACATGCTCCGTGTCGTAGACCAGGCGACTGTAGACTTCATCGACCACTATGTACAGGTCATGCTCCAGGGCCAGATGGGCGATCCCTTCCAGCTCGGCTCGCGGGATGACGGCCCCCGTTGGGTTGTTGGGATTACCGAGGAGAATGACTTTGGTGCGCGGCGTGATCAGAGGCGCGATCTCAGCGGCACGGACGGCAAAGTCGTAGCGCGCATAGGTCGGAACCGGGACGACCACGCCTCCGGCAAAGAGAATATCCGCCTCGTAGGCGACGTAGCCAGGGTCGAGCGAGATCACCTCATCGCCCGGATCAACCAGTGCCCGCATCGCCAGATCGACCCCTTCGCTGACGCCTACAGTGATCAGGATCTCTCTCTGCGGCTCATAGTGCAGACCGTAGCGACGCTGCAACATCGCAGCGATCTCTTCGCGCAATTCAAGGGTTCCATAGTTCGACGTGTAGTGCGTCTCTCCACGTCTCAGGGCTTCAATGCCCGCCTGGCGAATATGTTCCGGCGTCACAAAATCAGGCTCGCCTACCCCGAGCGAGATCACATCCGGCATGCTGTTGATGATGTCGAAGAATTTGCGAATGCCGGAGGGTTTGACGGCCCGCACTCGCTGTGAGAGCGCTTCGCGTTTGAGTATGTCCATGACAAGCTGCCTATCCCTTCTTGTGCACACATGGAGGCCAGAACTGGCAAGCAACGCCCGCGGTTGCTTGCTCACTCTCTGCCAGGATCATCTGCCAGGCGGATGATCCCGCAGGTGCCTTCGCTGTGAGCGTCCTGTCGCCTCTGCTGTTTCCACTGTAGCATAAACAGGCCGAGGAGACAACGCCTCACCTCAGCCCTGACCCCAGATGGTCAGGGGCCCCCTCGTCATTGTCCCTCACTCACCAGCGGCACCCCCCTCTGGCGGTTGTGCTTCGTCAACCGCTGGCCGGGCTTCGTCAGACTCGCCCGCCAGCGCTCATGCTCAGGTGGCCAGACTGCGCAGTTTCTCAACGATGCCCGGCAGGACGGTGAGAACGGTGTCGACGTCTTCTTCGCAGTTGTCTTTGCCAAGGGTCAGGCGCAGACTACCGCGCGCCCACTCGGGCGGCAGACCGAGCGCGACAAGGACATGCGAGGGTTCAACCGAGCCAGAGGTGCAGGCCGAACCGGTCGAGGCGGCAATGTTGAGCAGGTCAAGGTTGAGCAGGATTGATTCACCCTCGACCCCCTCAAAGCAGAAGCTGGCATTGTTGGCCAGGCGCTGCGTCGGATGGCCAGTCAGGCGGCTGCGCGGGATACGGCTCAGGACGCCGTCGATCAGGCGATCACGCAGGGCCCGTAGCCGCGGCTGGACCTGCTCCAGCTCTTCGTAGGCCAGACGCAGAGCCGTGGCCGCCCCTACGATGCCGGCGACGTTCTCGGTGCCAGCCCGCCGCCCACGCTCCTGTGAACCTCCTTGCTGCTGCGGTAGAAGCCGTACGCCCTGGCGCACATACAGGATGCCTACACCCTTGGGCCCGTAGAATTTGTGGGC contains:
- a CDS encoding aminotransferase class I/II-fold pyridoxal phosphate-dependent enzyme gives rise to the protein MDILKREALSQRVRAVKPSGIRKFFDIINSMPDVISLGVGEPDFVTPEHIRQAGIEALRRGETHYTSNYGTLELREEIAAMLQRRYGLHYEPQREILITVGVSEGVDLAMRALVDPGDEVISLDPGYVAYEADILFAGGVVVPVPTYARYDFAVRAAEIAPLITPRTKVILLGNPNNPTGAVIPRAELEGIAHLALEHDLYIVVDEVYSRLVYDTEHVCVAALPGMRERTILLDGFSKAYAMTGWRVGYVAAPATLLEAMLKVHQYAIMCASTVAQVAALEALRHGEEDVRAMHAEYARRRRMFVDGLNRIGLPTCEPRGAFYAFPCVAQTGMSDEEFAEKLLLEERVAVVPGSSFGACGAGYVRCAYCAAYDQLEEALRRMERFLKRHQ